The segment gagcataaatttttaaaaatattatgtcaaAATAAGACATAATGAAGCTTGAAGGTAAAAAATGGTGCTTATTATTGGAGCCTTTTTTACTTATATACTCCCTATGTTTGGATTTTGCTTCTCAAATCTTTTTTACTTCTACCTCtcttatttgatatatttagaaataataatctacaatacataaattattaaactcaACGTttctgaaaaatataataagtaaatatGTTTGATACACATGTCaagtttaaatttgataaataaatttaaacagatttatttatcaattatatttatatatatatatatataaaactttttttttattaccaCAATCTTAATGTATGAGtaaaatgaaaagttattttgtataaattttgaaaataaagttgtaacttttttgatttgaacaatttttttaatatgtagaCACCCACTTTTTTCTGCTATAAAATCCCAGCCAAAACACCTTCTTTAACCCCTCTCTCTTTTCTCCTTCCTTTTCTCTCTAattcttcttccttttcctctgtttttttttttgggtttcaAGTTTTTCTTGGAATCTAGAATctccctaattttttttttcttctactaaacaaaatcataaaacagggtttcttatttttaaatcttttaaactAATCTTAATGCTACcccaattatttttaatttttgaaattcatgtcTGCAATTCTGAGTGAACTGTTTCTTTCGGGGTTTATGATAAATTCCACATATAGGCGCAGGACCCATTTGGTGCAATCTTTCTCTGTTGTTTTTCTTTACTGGTTTTACTTCATCTCATAGCCCGGCTAGCTTAATAAcactactatttttatataattttattaatctataaaaataaaaataaaaattaaatctaaaaaaatatatttttgcattctactctgtttttttttcttaaaatcaaaAACTCCATCTGGGTCCTGCTAATTTTAACTTTGTTGAAAAAATTTTGGGTCATGGCTTCGTCAAGTGGTACATCATCAGGTTCATCGTTTATACAAAACTCGGGTTCAGAAGAAGATCTTCAGCAATTAATGGATCAGaggaagagaaaaagaatgatATCGAATCGTGAATCGGCAAGAAGATCAAGGATGAGAAAACAGAAACATTTGGATGATTTGATGAGTCAAGtaacaaatttaagaaaagaaaataatcagATTTTGACAAGTATGAATGTTACCACACAACATTATCTTAACGTTGAAGCTGAAAATTCAATATTGAGGGCTCAGTTAAGTGAACTTAGCCGTAGGCTTGAGTCACTTAATGAAATCATTGCAGTTTTGGATGCAAACAGTGGACTTGTCATGGACCACAATGAGCCTTATAGCTTCAATTTTGCACAAAATGACATTATGTTTGATGGGTTCAACGTGACCAATTCTTGGAATTATCTATCTGCCAATCAACCCATTATGACTGCCGATGTCTTGCAGTACTGACGTGATGACAATATTAGTCGAGCAAGtgaatttcaaatgaaaaaaaaaatttaaacagaGAGGATCCTCTTTTTATCTATTATCAAGTAGTAGATGTATTAGTGATCTTGCTTaagatttttcttttgtcaagtattattattaagaataaatccTTTCTAGGAATATTGGTGTTCTTGTAAATGTGGGGTTTGTAATCTTATTTGTAGTTTCTCTTTCAAAAACTTAATTATGCGATTGTAATTGGTAAGTATATTAATAACCATTTCAAGAATTGCTCCTTGTCCTACTTAGTCTATGGTTTTTATTCGtggattaaattatttttgagtaaaaataaTCATTCGCGTACATACAAAATAACTGAACACAAGATATATATTATCGtacaaatgattttttttatctatctttaTACGCGATAtgtcttttttgaaaattttatttttagcctCCAAGCAGGGTGGAGATAGAGGGTGCTTTTTACCTATATAAAATCagtaatttttttcaacatagGTAGGTTACATGATAAATTCTTTTCCATgtcaattacttttaaaattaaattatttgacttagATGAAAATATCAGATACAATTTCAAACAATGTTATGTTAAAAATGTCTATGTATtgtacaataataatattttgctATGATTATAgaatcaaatcaaaaaaatattcaaacaaaCGATTGATTGGATGATATAAAGTTATATCTACGAacatattttgaatatatttttagcAGAATCTAGTAAATAGTTAGTTATGTAGTAAAAGTGGTTCATACACACCACCCACAAAtgatttttgagatatttttggCTTTTGTTGTGATGATCATTAATTCTTCAGACAAGTACAAACTACAATTGATCTGAGCAGTTACCGTCCATCAATTTTTCCTTCCTTTTATTGAAAACACCCTCCCcacaaaataaaatctaaaaaaaaaattcatatcaattatatcaaattacattacttttatttatactttttaaaaaataaagatgagaatatttatcaatcaatcaactaaaaagtttattgatacaagtttaaatgaaaaagatatCGTCTTGTCattgaattgatatatatagCGTAACCatcaaaaatgaataaaatttaaaattcttatttattaGTACTTCAATGTATTAACACTTTGAAGTTACCGTTACGTAATTCCAAACTCATGAAATTTATATTACTGACAAATTCTAAACACAAAAAATGAaaccaaataaattttaatttcctaGTTTCATTGGGGACACATTTAgcatattttcttttctcttgcCTATTTTGTATATGGGTGCAGGCAATAATTGAGTTAATAATAAACTTAAGGGCTTTTAGGTATGGAggaaattatttcttttttttcatgttagatttatcaatatttttttttttgatgagaAGTGATATTTTCACTGTACTTCTCGCCCCTTCAACACACATCATATTCATCAAACTTCACGACGATGAGCTCCTACCTTTCATCTCATATTTCATAATATTCAGTCAAActatatacaatatattttatccgtaaaagataagttttttaaaaaatattttttatttattttgtatcgAACAGTACACTTTAAAAGCATCGAATCTAAATATCTAATTAGTCGTTCTTAAGGAAATTGCATGTGAAATGTGTTTTCTATTCCTTTTCAAAGCATTTAAATGTCCAAATCTTAGGgcctttttgttttgttttggaGAAGTTAATGCATTTGATTATCATTTTGCTTTCGATTGGTCGATATTTGTTAAATTCTTTGttgtttctcttttcttttataacAACCACTGATTAATATCGtgtaatatttgaaattttctcaTATAGTATAATGTCACGTTTTAGCAATAAAGCAACGCTATCATATATGGCACGTTAAATTTAAAGACACTATTTTAAAAGTGGTCTTTagcaataattaattataaataatcgCTAGATATATATTTAGCAGTAATTGACACTCTTTGTATGTGTCCCTAAAGGCTTTACCGATATAACACTTCgataaagactttaacacttTTAATCAATGTGTCTATTTATTGACTCTAagagttatttttgttatagtgagAATCGACCCAGACTTATAATAGAGTTGTAATATATTTGGAAAGACGATATAAATTCGGTATGTAAAATAATGCAACAAAAGTGATATGTTAGAGAAACTTTTGTTATTTCCAAAAAGTATAATTCACATAGGCAATCTTACTTCTATCTTGCAAGGAACGTAATGAAGTTTATTTAATAGACCATCGATTAAATAGAGAGACTTggcaaaaataacataaatccGATAAGCACACTTTTACTCTTCGGATAAGCATTTTGTGATGAGAAAATTGAAGAGGGTGAACTATATGCAACTTTACATCTATCTTGTGAAAATAACGAGATTATGTGAAATAAATCATCGATTTAATAACTGAGAAAATAGTGTGACGataaaaaagaagtaaagaaCAAATGGCACGTGCAGGGAACAAAATTTTCAGGACAAGTACAAATCCTAGTTATATACAAGTAATATCACTAGATCCTTGTATAATGCCCATAATTAAGTCCATGTTACAGGAACAATACAACGTGATACGATGCTTTGCCCCCaattaaaaatgtaaatttatACGGTGTTAAATGttaatacaacataataataattattattattattagaagaGAACAACATGTTAAATTTACATGCTTCtagatgaaacaaaaaataaacatataatattgAATCGTTtctttttccaaataatttttaaaaagcaagatgagttgatgaatatattaccaaagaataattttatttgtttttgaaacaattatttagtaaatgattatttttttattatgaaatgtATATTATTACAAACCATTCTTTTTGAGAaaactaagaaaataaatatttgtcacTCTCAAGTCCTGtatttaaacaaaattttaaaatatgaaaaaacattttaaaggGGAAGTTTAAGTAATTGGAACacaacactttaaaatattagaTTGTAGCTATTTTCTCATCATTATTGAAATAATTGATCAAAATAGCCATTTAACAGAATTTGTTAATATCAAaggtcatttttttaattgacaaTTACTCTTCTAATCAGTATTTATATACCCCCAAATATTTCTTGAACaggaaaatgaaaaagtaaTCCATAGAAATTGTACACATGCTATGTTTAGACTTTGACTTAGATAAGTgaaaagtgaaatgcattcattTTTTACtactcattttttttccttttcacttTTCATTTAGTGTGAAGAAATTAAGTGCCCATAGTTGGAATGTGTCAAATTAATAGGGCTgcaacttgattttttttttggaaaagggTCGGATATAtctctcaactttgtcatttagagctgatatatctATTGTtgtgaaagtgactcatatatacccctacttgtaaacagatagctcacatatacccttttcctctaacgcaaatgaaaaaaaaaattaatctaaatttttatttttatttctaaaaaatataatcccatatgagtaaatttaatcctcgtcaaacatatttcttggacttttttttgtttcaatgactaatttataattattattttgataatcaaatttatttatgtttcactaatattctcgtaaaacttattgtagatgaccaaattttttcttcgaatatgaaattaaattacaatatacacacaaaaaaatagtttaattttttttctttaaactaaggaatgaaagaaaaaaaataaaatacgaataagaaattcaaataattataataaataaagtcaaaaaataatttatgtatgaaacaaaataaaaatataccttgaattttgatagaagaatcatatatacccctaaataattctttttaaaaaattagaagtattaaatataaatttaaaattaattttttaacttccgttaaataaagggtatatgtgagccattttgtaacggcagagGTATATGTGAGTTATTTGTACAACGGTAAGGGCATACATGTGTCactttataacgaggggtatatcggctccaaatgacaaagttgaggagtATATCAAacccttttttccttttttttttatcgtcCATTGATATACAAAGGATATTGCAATATCGAATTTCATATTTACAATCGAGTTCTTTTATGAGATTAAATTACTCTCacttaataaagaaaattttagattcaatatatattgatatttaacaaaatttattaaactaaATAGAAAGTAATAGGAGAAAAAGACGTTTGGTGGAAATTAATTCACCCAACTTGTACATTTTACCTATATCTTAAGTCTTCTTTCTTATTAGTTCTATCCTTtcagaaaagagagaaaaaataattaatataagacATGACTTATGGTGTCATGTTATTAGTCACAAACTAAACGTTCAAATAATGGCCATTATTTCCTTAATCACTTTCAATAATgcttaattatttcattaaatccCTATTACATTAGTCTAATCACGCATGAAATGACAGGTTAATTGTATAATGCCTCCCCCAAACTCAAATTAACCTTTGTCAAAACAAAGCAACAAAAACAAGATGGGTATCgtttaaataagaataaaatattttaaaattataattttatgatttaaataatGGTGAGATtgaatgagtatatttttttcattagtaGATGTTTGGTTcattagaaatatatataaatacatggTACAATATCAAATACTTTACGTATTTggtttaaactaaaaaaaattgagttaatttGGACTGATTTAGGATTTTCCATGATGAAATTAGTAACGGTaggaataaaaatatctttactttaacggtaagggcatagtCAACCAATAAATCAAAGTTGAGAGGTATTTTAATCCTTTTCCATTGTTATTTTATCTTGAAGTTGTTATACCAcgtgaaaataatgaaaataatagaaaatactGTGACGAATGTTATATAAGCCATCAcacttatttcataataaaatattataattcaattttttaagttttaacttttataagCTACTACCCTAAGTTATGTTTAAGGTGAtctaattgtattaaaattcataaaatatgagTGTTAAAGCTAAAACTCATTCAGACCAGAcaatattttttcaatcatatttaatCAATGCCGTTTTTAGGAAAATTTTCACAAGCTTGGCAATtagaaaggagaaaattaaagtaAAGCACATTCAAAAGCTAATggagtaataatattttaaatatagaaTTGACATACgactaaaattttctttacaaataaagtatatttagaaattaaagaGAATTAAAGAGCACCGTTCTTCCATCATCTCGAATATAGGcatcataaaaattaaagatttgaaATCCAATGGTTTCGTTTTTTTCCCTCTATTTTGTTTGTTTagagaataataataactttaGTTTTGTCCAAATATTCTTCtttacaataaaattaatttcataaaaatacttGAGCCACAAACAATACTTTGCtatctttttataattaagatTTTATATAAGTGGCTATCCACTAAGCAAATCTTAGGTCTTTCAtagtaattttatctttttttgataaaaaaacatCTTCTTTtagcatttaaaaaaaatgtaaatgatatataaacacaaaaagaaaaatattctttgATGCTTCAAACTATATGTTTCGCTATAATTGATAAATTGTACCAAAAAAGAGAGTACATATTTGCAAATTCTTttcattgttgatatttttatatttgtggaAGGGTAAGGGAGATTAGCACTTTTAGTCCCTCAATATTGataaattcttattttagtCCTTGTAGTTTTTGATTTAACATATTTAGCCTTTGATTAATAGATTGTGCACTTATAATCCCCTAGTTTTCTTTTCCGGGAATGAACTAGCCTAGAGGAAATGGGCGTCAAACCTATAAGTCAAGTACGCAAGAAGAGTTTATAGGCGAAGACATTCTCAGTCGAAGGTAGGGCAGTCTTACTAGCTTTAGGGTCAATCGAATAGATAGAAGATCTAGCGCCTCTATGAAATGTGTTTAGTTAAATATTACAAGaagtaaagtaaaaataattactaaaaaaaagagagattcataaaattataattaaatagacaaaaatatgctctgaaataatttaaaacttgtttgatataatattatttcatatgatGATAATCTTTTAAAGAAACTCACCAAAACAGTATAAAACTAGATCTAAATCATGTAAATCATATGGTTTgttacaataaattttaaactcaaacataaattttaaattctaaatcTCCGCGTGATCGTAAATACTTTTCTATAATATTCTACTTTTATTCATGTTGACTGGTGGAAAATGATGTTCTGTATAATGAATGAAGTGGCAGCAAGTTAATgggagtttataatttcttttttactttttaaattaggCCCATGATTTTTTTACAAAAGGGACAAAGATGATGAAATCTCATGtcatatcttttctttttctttcaattcaagattttataaaatattattaggaaagattaatttattttaaaacaaagttaaagtgTTTGTGATAGCATGTGGCCAACCATACACTTGAAAGTCTTCACATGATCAATGCAGAAAAAGACGGTccatttgttttgttttgcttAATTTCTAATTAgtgataataaattaatattgagtaaaatagtaaattaatgTTCTGGAGGGAATATGAAGACTTTCGTGCCTCAAAAGAAGCCAAAAACAAAGAGGTTCTCTATGTAATTATTAATTACAAGTATATGGAAGTCTTAATTCCATAATTAATTAGTTACATATAGGCTTTACTCAACTTCTTATTAGTAGGTTAGTTAAGATTTTTACCAACTGAATTAAGTAATATGCATTTTCATTTTCACTATAAATAACGTTTACATTTTCATCTCATATAGAGATTCTTTGGAATTTTGGATGACCTCCAAtcttagtaatattttattataaaaaataaaaaggttaaTTATAAAG is part of the Solanum lycopersicum chromosome 1, SLM_r2.1 genome and harbors:
- the ZIP gene encoding bZIP transcription factor; this encodes MASSSGTSSGSSFIQNSGSEEDLQQLMDQRKRKRMISNRESARRSRMRKQKHLDDLMSQVTNLRKENNQILTSMNVTTQHYLNVEAENSILRAQLSELSRRLESLNEIIAVLDANSGLVMDHNEPYSFNFAQNDIMFDGFNVTNSWNYLSANQPIMTADVLQY